A genomic region of Candidatus Neomarinimicrobiota bacterium contains the following coding sequences:
- a CDS encoding endonuclease/exonuclease/phosphatase family protein: MRVCILSLLLLFLGCGPLATSWDEAEEAISYTAIEIAPPPTAVDTILVMTWNIRYGAGRIPWFGDGCGDRVLLTEREVIGNLKVVADKINDTKPDILILQEVDVESKRTAFVDQVQWLLDHTHLNYGAYASYWQVQFIPSDGLGRMDAGNAILSRWNFTETERVPLPLRGDQSSLTQYFYLRRNILKVKLDLPSYEDFYAVGVHTAAFSTDDTKQNHINTLKEELDALDNTGALFVAGGDLNELPPESDSTDYCDEDKCDGESFHSSDDDHKEGAYYGLETTWLNGLYRGYRPAIRLNEYFGDNVSYFTYFIHDFTESSPPHASGGRKLDYLFTNLSWATDSDSTHQGATRLSDHIPISAKLVLSP, encoded by the coding sequence ATGAGAGTTTGTATTCTTTCTCTTCTCCTCCTTTTTTTGGGCTGTGGGCCGCTGGCTACGAGTTGGGATGAAGCCGAGGAAGCGATTTCTTACACCGCGATTGAAATAGCGCCTCCGCCCACCGCCGTGGACACCATCCTGGTTATGACGTGGAACATCCGGTACGGAGCGGGAAGAATTCCATGGTTTGGGGACGGGTGTGGGGATCGCGTACTTCTTACGGAGAGGGAAGTCATCGGTAACCTGAAAGTCGTGGCTGACAAGATTAACGACACAAAGCCGGATATTCTGATTCTCCAGGAAGTGGATGTGGAATCGAAAAGGACGGCCTTTGTTGATCAGGTTCAATGGTTACTGGACCACACCCATCTTAACTACGGAGCTTATGCCTCGTATTGGCAGGTTCAGTTCATTCCCAGCGATGGGCTGGGGAGAATGGATGCCGGGAATGCCATTCTAAGCCGGTGGAACTTCACAGAGACAGAGAGGGTTCCCCTGCCCCTACGAGGGGATCAGAGTTCCCTGACACAATACTTTTATCTCCGCCGGAATATCCTTAAGGTGAAACTTGATCTTCCGAGTTACGAGGACTTTTATGCGGTTGGCGTCCACACGGCGGCCTTTTCGACGGACGATACGAAACAAAATCACATTAACACACTCAAGGAAGAATTGGATGCTCTGGATAATACAGGAGCCCTCTTTGTGGCGGGGGGCGATCTCAATGAATTGCCACCGGAATCCGATTCAACCGACTATTGCGATGAAGATAAATGTGACGGAGAGTCTTTCCATTCTTCAGACGACGATCACAAAGAGGGAGCTTACTACGGACTTGAAACCACCTGGTTGAATGGCTTGTACCGAGGTTACAGGCCGGCGATTCGGTTAAACGAATATTTTGGTGACAATGTGTCTTATTTCACTTATTTCATCCATGACTTCACTGAAAGCAGTCCTCCGCATGCGTCAGGCGGACGGAAGCTCGATTATCTTTTCACCAATTTGAGCTGGGCGACAGACTCAGATTCCACGCATCAAGGCGCGACCCGGTTATCTGATCACATACCCATCAGCGCAAAACTGGTGCTGTCACCATGA
- a CDS encoding diacylglycerol kinase family protein, whose protein sequence is MTNKRFILAVNPFGGKKKALEVLKRVTPVFESSGAKLEIRETEYAGHAGDMINQIDFSDWDGFCLVGGDGTLHEVLNGLLTRTDAAQIPIGCIPAGTGNSFMHDLNCLDPVEAARKILQGKTRPIDVAEIRMGSDTVYAFNVVGWGMATDINVTAEKVRWLGESRYTLVTLLHLLKLVRRPARLIIDGGEDEDEFIFAMGCNTQHTGKGMRLAPYAKLDDGLIDLVIVRNGSRWKLLKLFLKVFDGSHVSDPLVEYHQVKKYSIISRENDILNVDGELKGNTPFEVSVVPGAFHVFM, encoded by the coding sequence ATGACAAATAAACGCTTTATTCTCGCAGTCAATCCGTTTGGGGGAAAGAAAAAGGCACTGGAGGTTCTAAAAAGGGTCACGCCGGTATTTGAATCTTCCGGGGCGAAACTCGAGATCCGGGAGACTGAATACGCCGGGCATGCTGGTGACATGATCAACCAGATTGATTTCTCGGACTGGGACGGCTTTTGTCTCGTGGGCGGAGACGGCACACTGCACGAGGTTCTCAACGGACTCTTAACCCGCACGGATGCAGCACAAATTCCGATCGGTTGCATACCTGCAGGTACGGGGAATTCTTTCATGCATGACCTGAATTGCCTCGACCCGGTGGAGGCTGCCCGGAAGATTCTGCAAGGGAAAACTCGTCCCATCGATGTGGCAGAAATCCGGATGGGAAGCGACACTGTCTACGCTTTCAACGTGGTTGGATGGGGAATGGCAACAGACATAAATGTGACGGCGGAAAAGGTTAGGTGGCTAGGCGAAAGCCGGTATACGCTTGTAACTCTCCTTCATCTTCTTAAGCTGGTTCGCCGCCCGGCGAGACTTATCATTGACGGTGGGGAAGATGAGGACGAATTCATCTTTGCCATGGGCTGCAACACGCAGCACACGGGGAAAGGGATGCGCCTTGCACCCTACGCGAAACTCGACGACGGACTCATCGACCTTGTCATTGTTCGAAACGGCAGCCGTTGGAAATTGTTAAAGTTATTTCTCAAAGTGTTCGACGGTTCCCATGTCTCGGATCCCCTGGTGGAATATCATCAGGTCAAGAAGTACTCAATTATTTCACGTGAAAACGATATCTTGAATGTCGACGGGGAGCTTAAAGGAAATACCCCTTTTGAGGTGTCGGTTGTGCCCGGGGCCTTTCACGTATTTATGTAA
- a CDS encoding NAD-dependent malic enzyme: MSTSNQEIERTSISVLYDPALNKGTAFTEEERDKLKLKGLLPPRIFSMEEQEKRVLENYRRKTSDIEKYIHMISLQDRNETLFYRVVADNIEEMMPIIYTPTVGQACEEYGHIFRRPRGLFITANDKGRVTDVLRNWPERKVGIIVVTDGERILGLGDLGVHGMGIPVGKLSLYTACAGVHPSLCLPITIDVGTNNEDFLQDPLYMGLLQNRLRGEEYDELIDEVVTGIEEIFPGTLIQFEDFSNLNAFRLLRKYRDEVSTFNDDIQGTAGVVLAGLFSALRITGGTLTDQTLLFFGAGEAGIGIGDLIVSSMMDQGLSKEEARRRCWFVDSKGLVVSTRDNLQEHKLAYAHDHEFVPDLLSAVEELKPTTLIGVSGQPQTFTQTVVEAMARMNRQPIIFALSNPTSKAECTAEQAYTWSQGRVIYASGSPFDPVNLDGKTYVPGQGNNVYVFPGVGLGAILCGARHVTDEMFSAAARALAQDVSESDLEKGCIYPPLTKIRAVSAGIAAAVMKEAYESGLATKPEPEDLFAYIKSQQYDPLYLN, translated from the coding sequence ATGTCCACCTCTAATCAGGAGATAGAAAGGACAAGCATTTCCGTTCTGTACGATCCGGCTCTGAACAAGGGGACAGCTTTCACAGAAGAAGAGCGAGACAAGCTGAAGCTGAAGGGTCTTCTTCCTCCCAGAATATTCTCAATGGAGGAGCAGGAGAAACGGGTCCTGGAGAATTATCGCCGGAAGACGTCCGATATCGAAAAATACATTCACATGATTTCCCTTCAAGACAGAAATGAAACCCTATTCTACCGTGTCGTTGCGGACAATATTGAAGAAATGATGCCCATTATCTATACCCCCACAGTGGGTCAGGCGTGTGAGGAATATGGCCACATTTTCCGCCGACCCAGGGGTCTTTTTATCACGGCAAATGACAAGGGCCGCGTAACGGATGTGTTGAGAAACTGGCCCGAGAGGAAGGTGGGAATCATTGTGGTCACGGACGGGGAACGAATTCTCGGCCTCGGTGATCTTGGTGTCCACGGCATGGGAATCCCTGTGGGCAAGTTATCTCTCTACACTGCCTGCGCAGGGGTTCATCCGTCATTGTGCCTGCCCATTACCATCGACGTAGGGACGAATAACGAAGATTTCCTTCAGGACCCCCTCTATATGGGACTCTTGCAGAACCGACTCCGGGGCGAAGAATACGATGAACTTATCGATGAAGTTGTGACGGGGATTGAGGAGATTTTCCCCGGTACTTTGATCCAGTTCGAAGACTTCAGCAATTTGAACGCATTTCGTCTCCTGAGGAAATACCGTGATGAGGTGTCTACTTTCAACGATGACATTCAGGGGACAGCGGGAGTCGTTCTGGCGGGACTGTTTTCAGCCCTGAGGATTACGGGGGGGACACTGACCGATCAGACCCTCCTCTTCTTCGGGGCTGGAGAGGCCGGCATTGGCATCGGAGACCTTATCGTATCGAGCATGATGGACCAGGGCCTGTCCAAAGAGGAGGCCAGAAGGCGGTGCTGGTTTGTCGATTCCAAGGGACTGGTTGTCAGCACCCGAGACAATCTTCAGGAGCATAAGTTGGCCTACGCTCACGATCACGAATTCGTGCCCGATCTATTATCAGCGGTTGAAGAGCTCAAGCCCACGACCCTCATTGGCGTTTCGGGCCAACCGCAGACGTTCACCCAGACAGTTGTGGAAGCCATGGCAAGAATGAATAGGCAGCCCATTATTTTTGCTCTCTCCAATCCAACTTCAAAGGCGGAATGTACCGCGGAACAGGCTTACACCTGGTCACAAGGGAGAGTCATTTATGCCAGCGGAAGCCCGTTTGATCCGGTTAACTTGGATGGGAAGACGTACGTGCCGGGACAGGGAAACAATGTCTATGTGTTTCCCGGTGTGGGATTGGGAGCCATCCTCTGCGGTGCCCGTCACGTAACGGATGAGATGTTTTCGGCCGCCGCCAGAGCGCTGGCTCAAGACGTGTCCGAGAGCGATCTGGAAAAGGGGTGCATATACCCCCCTCTGACGAAGATCAGAGCCGTCTCCGCGGGAATTGCCGCCGCCGTGATGAAAGAAGCCTACGAAAGTGGCCTGGCGACAAAACCGGAGCCCGAAGACCTCTTTGCATACATCAAGTCGCAACAGTATGATCCGCTGTATCTGAACTAG
- a CDS encoding NADH-quinone oxidoreductase subunit B family protein produces the protein MAARAVGKDGSGDILVAPLNKLVNWARATSPWYFQFGLACCAIEMMATAASRHDLERIGMMPRSSPRQADVMIVSGTVTLKMALRVKRLYEQMADPKYVVSMGSCATSGGPYWQYGYHVLKGVDLVIPVDVYVPGCPPRPEALIEGLLKLQEKILSERPFQETISKNLKNLFSRKKKETSAELFREIGPPRETEKI, from the coding sequence ATGGCCGCCAGAGCAGTGGGAAAAGATGGGTCCGGGGACATTCTCGTCGCCCCCTTGAATAAGTTGGTGAACTGGGCCCGAGCTACATCACCCTGGTATTTTCAATTTGGCCTGGCCTGCTGCGCCATCGAAATGATGGCCACTGCGGCCTCGCGTCACGATCTTGAGCGCATAGGAATGATGCCCCGTTCTTCCCCAAGACAAGCCGACGTTATGATTGTCTCTGGCACGGTAACTCTGAAAATGGCCCTGCGGGTCAAGCGACTTTACGAACAGATGGCGGACCCGAAATATGTGGTCTCTATGGGAAGTTGCGCCACTAGTGGAGGACCGTACTGGCAGTACGGATACCACGTGCTCAAGGGGGTGGACCTTGTCATTCCCGTAGACGTATACGTACCCGGTTGTCCCCCCAGACCGGAAGCATTGATCGAAGGATTGCTGAAACTCCAGGAAAAAATCCTGAGTGAACGTCCCTTTCAGGAGACGATCTCGAAAAACCTCAAGAATCTCTTTTCTCGGAAAAAGAAGGAGACTTCCGCAGAGCTTTTCAGGGAAATCGGCCCACCCCGTGAGACAGAAAAAATATAA
- a CDS encoding gamma-glutamyl-gamma-aminobutyrate hydrolase family protein (Members of this family of hydrolases with an active site Cys residue belong to MEROPS family C26.) codes for MSPYYYALNDSFWMGIKEDYVYRIWDNGGVPFMLTHPNSNASVSEAGNLIHGLILIGGPDLPVEYYGGSSYELNGEEPMHPNRVTFDREVFELCRDQQKPVLGICAGLQHINVIYGGTLYEDLHSQLSSSVNHGNYKGPITQHSVTIDRNSLLFDILGKDAIVVNSTHHQGKRTKGRDLKATAWSEDGLVEAVESRDSSARFVAVQWHPEKMENDPVQRKLFQWLIDEARVPAGG; via the coding sequence ATAAGTCCTTACTATTATGCCCTGAATGACTCCTTCTGGATGGGGATCAAAGAGGACTATGTCTATCGAATATGGGATAACGGGGGTGTCCCCTTTATGTTGACGCATCCAAATTCCAACGCTTCAGTGTCAGAAGCCGGCAATTTAATTCATGGACTCATACTCATCGGCGGGCCGGACCTTCCGGTGGAGTATTACGGCGGCTCATCTTATGAATTGAACGGGGAAGAACCCATGCATCCAAACCGGGTTACCTTCGACAGGGAAGTTTTCGAACTGTGCCGGGATCAGCAAAAGCCGGTTCTGGGAATCTGTGCTGGCTTGCAGCATATCAATGTAATCTACGGCGGGACACTTTATGAGGATCTCCATTCACAGCTCTCCAGTTCGGTGAACCACGGGAACTACAAGGGGCCCATCACGCAGCATTCCGTGACCATCGACAGAAACAGTCTCCTCTTCGACATCCTGGGAAAAGATGCGATCGTGGTAAACAGCACCCATCATCAGGGTAAACGAACAAAAGGGAGAGACTTAAAGGCGACCGCCTGGTCAGAGGACGGTCTTGTGGAAGCGGTTGAATCCCGGGATTCGTCCGCCAGATTCGTTGCGGTCCAATGGCACCCGGAAAAGATGGAAAACGACCCTGTTCAGAGAAAACTTTTTCAATGGCTCATTGATGAGGCGCGGGTTCCGGCCGGGGGATGA
- a CDS encoding TIGR02206 family membrane protein gives MTIPIFSPLWWQANIVTAVLIATIIFIGKRLSPKYRNRLAVILAVVLLSRWILYHPYVMWLGKWNVRSNLPLHMCGLSALLSGTVLIWRNQWAYEFLYYWGIPGAFHSLLTPEFTSGSEALLFQEYFVAHGGIIASALYLTLVLRMRPRKGSWWRVTLWTQPVLVVIGVVNWLLDANYMYLCEKPIANNPFVMGEWPWYLLGLEIAGLLHVLIIYSPFWLHYRRHS, from the coding sequence GTGACAATCCCCATTTTCAGCCCTCTCTGGTGGCAGGCAAATATCGTAACTGCCGTTCTCATCGCCACCATTATTTTCATCGGGAAAAGGCTCTCGCCCAAATATCGAAATCGCCTTGCGGTTATCCTGGCAGTCGTTCTTCTGTCCCGATGGATACTGTACCATCCGTACGTGATGTGGTTGGGGAAATGGAATGTGCGATCCAACTTGCCTCTACACATGTGTGGACTGTCCGCGTTACTGTCCGGAACCGTTCTCATCTGGCGGAATCAGTGGGCGTATGAGTTTCTCTACTATTGGGGCATTCCGGGAGCCTTTCATTCGCTCCTGACACCGGAATTCACAAGCGGCAGCGAAGCACTGTTATTCCAGGAATATTTCGTTGCCCATGGGGGAATCATAGCCTCAGCCCTCTACCTGACACTGGTGCTGCGAATGAGGCCTCGAAAAGGATCCTGGTGGAGAGTTACACTCTGGACGCAACCCGTGCTGGTGGTTATTGGAGTGGTTAACTGGCTGCTCGATGCTAACTACATGTACCTCTGTGAAAAACCGATAGCCAATAATCCATTTGTCATGGGAGAATGGCCCTGGTATCTCCTGGGGCTGGAAATTGCCGGCTTATTGCATGTGCTCATCATCTACTCCCCATTCTGGCTCCATTATCGACGCCACAGCTAG